One Streptomyces sp. RPA4-2 genomic window carries:
- the glmS gene encoding glutamine--fructose-6-phosphate transaminase (isomerizing), with translation MCGIVGYVGSQSALDVVMAGLKRLEYRGYDSAGVAVPADGGLAAAKRAGKLVNLEKELVDRPLPTGTTGIGHTRWATHGGPTDANAHPHLDNAGRVAVVHNGIIENFAELRAELTERGHELASETDTEVVAHLLAEEFSVCADLAEAMRLVCRRLEGAFTLVAVHADMPDVVVGARRNSPLVVGVGEGEAFLASDVTAFIDHTRSAIELGQDQVVELRRDGVTVTGFDGRPAEVRSYHVDWDAAAAEKGGYDYFMLKEIAEQPKAVADTLLGRIDAGGSLRLDEVRIPVRELREVDKVVIVACGTAFHAGLIAKYAIEHWTRIPCEVELASEFRYRDPILGARALVIAISQSGETMDTLMALRHARDQGSKVLAICNTNGSTIPRESDAVLYTHAGPEVAVASTKAFLTQLVACYLVALYLGQVRGTKWGDEIQAVIRDLSHISGEVERVLETMEPVRELARTLADKRTVLFLGRHVGYPVALEGALKLKELAYMHAEGFAAGELKHGPIALIEEDLPVVVVVPSPRGRSVLHDKIVSNIQEIRARGARTIVIAEEGDEAVVPYADHLIRIPVTPTLLQPLVATVPLQVFACELATARGNEVDQPRNLAKSVTVE, from the coding sequence ATGTGCGGAATCGTGGGATACGTGGGGTCGCAGTCGGCGCTTGACGTGGTGATGGCCGGACTGAAGCGACTGGAGTACCGGGGGTACGACTCGGCGGGTGTCGCCGTACCGGCGGACGGCGGACTGGCCGCGGCGAAGAGGGCCGGGAAACTGGTCAACCTGGAGAAGGAGCTGGTCGACCGGCCGCTGCCGACCGGGACGACCGGGATCGGGCACACCCGCTGGGCCACCCATGGCGGCCCCACGGATGCGAACGCGCATCCGCACCTCGACAACGCGGGCCGGGTCGCCGTCGTCCACAACGGGATCATCGAGAACTTCGCCGAGCTCCGCGCCGAACTGACCGAGCGCGGCCACGAGCTGGCCTCCGAGACGGACACCGAGGTGGTCGCGCACCTGCTCGCCGAGGAGTTCTCGGTCTGCGCCGACCTGGCGGAGGCGATGCGGCTGGTGTGCCGGCGCCTGGAGGGCGCGTTCACGCTGGTCGCGGTGCACGCCGACATGCCGGACGTGGTCGTGGGCGCGCGCCGCAACTCGCCGCTCGTGGTGGGGGTCGGCGAGGGCGAGGCCTTCCTCGCCTCGGACGTCACCGCGTTCATCGACCACACGCGTTCGGCGATCGAGCTCGGCCAGGACCAGGTGGTGGAGCTGCGCCGGGACGGGGTGACGGTCACCGGCTTCGACGGGCGGCCCGCCGAGGTGCGCTCCTACCACGTGGACTGGGACGCGGCGGCCGCCGAGAAGGGCGGCTACGACTACTTCATGCTCAAGGAGATCGCCGAGCAGCCCAAGGCGGTCGCCGACACGCTCCTCGGCCGCATCGACGCGGGCGGCTCGCTCCGCCTGGACGAGGTGCGCATTCCCGTGCGCGAGCTGCGGGAGGTCGACAAGGTCGTCATCGTGGCCTGCGGTACGGCCTTCCACGCCGGGCTGATCGCCAAGTACGCCATCGAGCACTGGACGCGTATCCCGTGCGAGGTGGAGCTGGCCAGCGAGTTCCGTTACCGGGATCCCATCCTGGGCGCGCGGGCGCTGGTCATCGCGATCTCCCAGTCCGGCGAGACCATGGACACCCTGATGGCACTGCGGCACGCGCGCGACCAGGGCTCCAAGGTGCTGGCGATCTGCAACACCAACGGCTCGACGATCCCGCGCGAGTCGGACGCGGTGCTCTACACGCACGCGGGCCCGGAGGTCGCGGTCGCCTCGACCAAGGCGTTCCTCACCCAGCTGGTGGCCTGCTACCTGGTCGCGCTGTACCTCGGCCAGGTGCGCGGCACCAAGTGGGGCGACGAGATCCAGGCCGTGATCCGGGACCTGTCCCACATCTCCGGCGAGGTCGAGCGGGTCCTGGAGACCATGGAGCCGGTACGGGAACTGGCGCGGACGCTCGCGGACAAGCGGACCGTCCTGTTCCTCGGCCGGCATGTCGGCTACCCGGTCGCGCTGGAGGGTGCCCTCAAGCTCAAGGAACTGGCGTACATGCACGCCGAGGGCTTCGCGGCGGGGGAGCTGAAGCACGGGCCGATCGCGCTGATCGAGGAGGATCTGCCGGTCGTCGTGGTCGTGCCCTCGCCGCGCGGCCGGTCCGTCCTGCACGACAAGATCGTGTCCAACATCCAGGAGATCCGGGCCAGGGGCGCGCGCACGATCGTGATCGCGGAGGAGGGCGACGAGGCGGTGGTGCCGTACGCCGACCACCTGATCCGCATCCCGGTGACCCCGACGCTGCTCCAGCCGCTGGTGGCCACGGTTCCCCTGCAGGTGTTCGCCTGCGAGCTGGCGACGGCGCGGGGCAACGAGGTGGACCAGCCGCGCAACCTGGCGAAGTCGGTGACGGTGGAGTGA
- a CDS encoding holo-ACP synthase: MSIIGVGIDVAEIDRFRASLERTPGLAQRLFVEQELHLPSGERRGIASLAVRFAAKEAVAKALGAPAGMHWTDAEVYVEDSGRPRLRVRGTVAARAAELGVMSWHVSLSHDAGVASAVVIAEG; the protein is encoded by the coding sequence ATGAGCATCATCGGGGTCGGTATCGACGTGGCCGAGATCGACCGGTTCCGCGCGTCGCTGGAGCGTACGCCGGGACTGGCCCAACGGCTCTTCGTGGAACAGGAGTTGCACCTGCCGAGCGGGGAGCGGCGGGGCATCGCGTCCCTCGCCGTGCGATTCGCCGCGAAGGAGGCGGTCGCCAAGGCGCTGGGCGCTCCGGCCGGAATGCACTGGACGGACGCCGAGGTCTACGTCGAGGACAGCGGCCGGCCGCGGCTGCGGGTGCGGGGCACCGTGGCGGCGCGCGCGGCCGAACTGGGCGTCATGTCGTGGCATGTGTCGCTCAGCCACGACGCGGGCGTGGCTTCGGCGGTGGTGATCGCGGAGGGATAG
- a CDS encoding L,D-transpeptidase family protein, giving the protein MAWRSAAVMLALLTVLPAQTALAEADGPLTPGPESPLVPGAASAVGSLVPGVAPGPRQSWQGPADTPDQMLAPEVYTPSAREDAVEPRDAAPEADALIEYVPPGDAADKALSCSRRTGPYQRQVERWLKLKADGKQSGGDCRAIRTFQTRHGIKPATGFAGPVTWARMQLLSARKNPNAAGKCHVRSSRVACVDLTRQLTWVQKGKKVLWGPVPMRSGRAGYRTRTGQFKIYWKHKNHWSTLYNSPMPYSQFFSGGQAFHAVYGSIYDPHGSWGCVNLRLADARTLWNVLKKGDRVSVWGRRAGT; this is encoded by the coding sequence ATGGCCTGGCGAAGCGCGGCGGTGATGCTGGCGCTGCTGACCGTACTGCCCGCACAGACCGCCCTGGCCGAAGCGGACGGCCCCCTGACCCCCGGCCCGGAAAGCCCGCTGGTGCCCGGCGCGGCGTCCGCCGTGGGGAGCCTGGTGCCCGGTGTGGCGCCCGGCCCGCGGCAGTCGTGGCAGGGGCCGGCGGACACGCCGGACCAGATGCTCGCGCCGGAGGTGTACACGCCCAGCGCCCGCGAGGACGCCGTCGAACCGCGGGACGCCGCCCCCGAGGCGGACGCCCTGATCGAGTACGTCCCGCCGGGCGATGCCGCCGACAAGGCCCTGTCGTGCAGCAGGCGGACCGGCCCCTACCAGCGCCAGGTCGAGCGCTGGCTGAAGCTGAAGGCGGACGGGAAGCAGTCCGGCGGCGACTGCCGCGCGATCCGGACCTTCCAGACCCGCCACGGGATCAAGCCGGCCACCGGTTTCGCCGGACCCGTGACCTGGGCCCGTATGCAGCTGCTGTCCGCGCGCAAGAATCCGAACGCGGCCGGGAAGTGCCACGTCCGCTCCTCCCGCGTCGCCTGTGTGGACCTGACCCGTCAGCTCACCTGGGTGCAGAAGGGGAAGAAGGTGCTGTGGGGACCGGTGCCGATGCGCAGCGGGCGGGCCGGTTACCGGACCAGGACCGGCCAGTTCAAGATCTACTGGAAGCACAAGAACCACTGGTCGACGCTGTACAACAGCCCCATGCCGTACAGCCAGTTCTTCAGCGGCGGCCAGGCCTTCCACGCCGTCTACGGCAGCATCTACGACCCGCACGGCTCGTGGGGCTGCGTCAATCTGCGCCTCGCCGACGCCCGCACGCTGTGGAACGTGCTCAAGAAGGGCGACCGGGTGTCCGTCTGGGGCCGCAGGGCCGGTACCTGA
- the alr gene encoding alanine racemase, which translates to MNETAPLRARAEIDLAALRANVRTLRAHAPSAAVMAVVKSDAYGHGAVPCARAALEAGATWLGTATPEEALALRAAGIPGRVMCWLWTPGGPWREAVEADLDVSVSGMWALREVVAAAAAAGVPARVQLKADTGLGRSGCQPADWPELVAEALRAEAGGRIRITGLWSHFACADEPGHPSVRAQLTLFREMVAYAEERGVRPEVRHIANSPATLTLPESHFDLVRTGIAVYGISPSPEIGTPADFGLRPVMTLSASLALVKHVPGGHGVSYGHHYVTPGPTTLGLIPVGYADGIPRHASGTGPVLVGGKWRTVAGRVAMDQFVVDLGGDEPAPGTEAVLFGPGDRGEPTAEDWARAAGTIAYEIVTRIGTRVPRVHVNREQDG; encoded by the coding sequence ATGAACGAGACAGCACCGCTGCGCGCCCGCGCAGAGATCGACCTGGCCGCCCTGCGGGCCAACGTGCGGACCCTGCGCGCCCACGCGCCGTCCGCGGCCGTGATGGCCGTGGTCAAGTCCGACGCGTACGGCCACGGCGCGGTCCCGTGCGCCCGCGCGGCGCTCGAGGCCGGCGCCACCTGGCTCGGCACCGCCACCCCCGAGGAAGCCCTCGCCCTGCGGGCGGCGGGCATCCCGGGGCGCGTCATGTGCTGGCTGTGGACCCCGGGCGGTCCCTGGCGGGAGGCCGTGGAGGCCGACCTCGACGTGTCGGTCAGCGGGATGTGGGCACTGCGGGAGGTCGTCGCGGCGGCCGCGGCCGCCGGCGTCCCGGCCCGCGTCCAGCTCAAGGCCGACACCGGACTCGGACGCAGCGGCTGCCAGCCCGCCGACTGGCCCGAGCTGGTCGCGGAGGCCCTGCGCGCAGAGGCCGGGGGTCGGATCCGGATCACCGGCCTCTGGTCGCACTTCGCCTGCGCCGACGAGCCCGGCCACCCGTCCGTGCGGGCCCAACTGACCCTGTTCCGCGAGATGGTGGCGTACGCCGAGGAGCGGGGCGTGCGCCCCGAGGTGCGGCACATCGCCAACTCGCCGGCGACGCTGACCCTGCCCGAGAGCCACTTCGACCTCGTCCGTACGGGGATCGCGGTCTACGGCATCTCGCCCAGCCCCGAGATCGGCACCCCGGCCGACTTCGGGCTGCGCCCGGTGATGACGCTGAGCGCGTCGCTGGCGCTGGTCAAGCACGTACCGGGTGGACACGGTGTCAGTTACGGGCACCACTACGTCACTCCGGGGCCCACCACCCTCGGCCTGATCCCCGTCGGCTACGCGGACGGCATCCCCCGGCACGCCTCCGGTACCGGACCGGTGCTGGTCGGCGGCAAATGGCGGACGGTCGCGGGCCGGGTCGCGATGGACCAGTTCGTGGTCGACCTCGGCGGGGACGAGCCGGCGCCCGGCACGGAGGCGGTCCTCTTCGGTCCGGGCGACCGCGGTGAGCCGACCGCCGAGGACTGGGCGCGGGCGGCGGGCACGATCGCGTACGAGATCGTCACCCGGATCGGAACCCGGGTGCCACGCGTACACGTGAACAGGGAACAGGACGGGTAA
- a CDS encoding alpha/beta fold hydrolase, which produces MSESSAEAVTDVAAAAVASAAGNWRKAGIAGVAIGVVAAGAAAGVAIERLTVGRGMRSKARLALDSTGPYGSLRGTPGKAYADDGTELYYEVDDIEQDVTFTPRRRRLFGRKAPAPVTVVFSHGYCLNQDSWHFQRAALRGVVRTVHWDQRSHGRSGRGVAQSTDGTPVTIDQLGRDLKAVIDAAAPEGSVVLVGHSMGGMTVMALADQYPELIRDRVVAVALVGTSSGRLGEVNFGLPVAGVNAVRRVLPGVLKALGQQAALVERGRRATADLFAGIIKRYSFASRDVDPAIARFAERMIEGTPIDVVAEFYPAFTDHDKTEALAHFADMPVLVLAGVGDMVTPSEHSEAIADLLPDAELVLVPDAGHLVMLERPEVVMDRLADLLMRAGAVPAGATVGGYGSTSSTAQPG; this is translated from the coding sequence GTGAGCGAGAGCAGCGCGGAGGCCGTGACGGACGTCGCCGCGGCGGCCGTCGCCTCCGCCGCCGGGAACTGGCGCAAGGCCGGTATCGCCGGTGTCGCCATAGGCGTGGTCGCCGCGGGGGCCGCGGCCGGAGTCGCCATAGAGAGGCTCACGGTCGGCCGCGGCATGCGCAGCAAGGCGCGCCTCGCGCTCGACTCGACCGGCCCGTACGGCTCCTTGCGCGGCACCCCGGGCAAGGCGTACGCGGACGACGGCACCGAGTTGTACTACGAGGTGGACGACATCGAGCAGGACGTCACGTTCACCCCGCGTCGCCGCCGGCTCTTCGGCCGCAAGGCCCCGGCCCCCGTCACGGTCGTCTTCAGCCACGGCTACTGCCTCAACCAGGACTCCTGGCACTTCCAGCGCGCCGCGCTGCGCGGGGTGGTGCGCACGGTGCACTGGGACCAGCGCAGTCACGGCCGTTCCGGGCGCGGGGTCGCCCAGTCGACGGACGGCACGCCGGTCACCATCGACCAGCTCGGCCGGGACCTGAAGGCCGTCATCGACGCCGCCGCGCCCGAGGGGTCGGTGGTGCTGGTCGGGCACTCGATGGGCGGCATGACCGTCATGGCCCTCGCCGACCAGTACCCCGAGCTGATCAGGGACCGGGTCGTCGCCGTCGCCCTCGTCGGTACGTCGTCCGGGCGGCTCGGTGAGGTCAACTTCGGGCTGCCCGTCGCGGGCGTCAACGCGGTACGGCGGGTGCTGCCCGGGGTGCTGAAGGCGCTCGGTCAGCAGGCCGCCCTGGTGGAGCGCGGACGGCGGGCCACGGCCGACCTGTTCGCGGGGATCATCAAGCGGTACTCCTTCGCCTCCCGGGACGTCGACCCGGCCATCGCCCGGTTCGCCGAGCGGATGATCGAGGGCACACCGATCGACGTGGTCGCGGAGTTCTACCCGGCCTTCACCGACCACGACAAGACCGAGGCACTGGCGCACTTCGCCGACATGCCGGTGCTGGTGCTGGCCGGCGTCGGGGACATGGTGACGCCCAGCGAGCACAGCGAGGCGATCGCCGACCTGCTGCCCGACGCCGAGCTGGTGCTCGTACCGGACGCCGGACACCTGGTCATGCTGGAGCGCCCCGAGGTGGTCATGGACCGCCTCGCCGACCTTCTGATGCGCGCGGGCGCCGTCCCGGCAGGGGCTACCGTGGGCGGCTATGGAAGCACCAGCAGCACCGCACAACCCGGCTGA
- the tsaE gene encoding tRNA (adenosine(37)-N6)-threonylcarbamoyltransferase complex ATPase subunit type 1 TsaE translates to MEAPAAPHNPAEPAAARAGVRITVNSPEQMRELGLHLADLLRAGDLVMLNGELGAGKTTLTRGLGEGLGVRGAVTSPTFVIARVHPSLGDGPPLVHVDAYRLGGGLDEMEDLDLDVSLSDSVIVVEWGEGKVEELTDDRLHVVIHRAVGDTTDEVRHVTLTGLGARWAAADLSGLTV, encoded by the coding sequence ATGGAAGCACCAGCAGCACCGCACAACCCGGCTGAGCCCGCCGCCGCGCGGGCCGGCGTCCGGATCACCGTCAACTCGCCCGAGCAGATGCGGGAGCTGGGTCTTCACCTGGCCGATCTGCTGCGCGCGGGTGACCTGGTGATGCTCAACGGGGAACTCGGCGCGGGCAAGACGACCCTGACCCGCGGACTCGGCGAGGGGCTGGGCGTACGGGGCGCCGTCACGTCCCCGACGTTCGTCATCGCCCGCGTGCACCCCTCCCTCGGCGACGGCCCGCCGCTCGTGCACGTGGACGCGTACCGCCTGGGCGGCGGGCTCGACGAGATGGAGGACCTCGACCTCGACGTGTCGCTCTCCGACTCGGTGATCGTCGTGGAGTGGGGCGAGGGCAAGGTCGAGGAGCTGACCGACGACCGCCTGCACGTCGTCATCCACCGGGCGGTGGGCGACACCACGGACGAGGTACGGCACGTCACACTGACCGGGCTCGGCGCGCGCTGGGCGGCCGCCGACCTGAGCGGGCTCACGGTGTAG
- the tsaB gene encoding tRNA (adenosine(37)-N6)-threonylcarbamoyltransferase complex dimerization subunit type 1 TsaB, with product MLLLALDTATPAVTVALHDGTSVIASSSQVDARRHGELLLPAVDRVLAEAGLRLDAVTGVVVGVGPGPYTGLRVGLMTADTFGLALGVPVHGLCTLDALAYAADLDVPFVVATDARRKEVYWARYADSRTRVSEPAVDRPGDLALDGLPAVGAGALLYPDTFPDARAPEHVSAAALASLAAERLAAGEELEPPRPLYLRRPDAQVPKNYKVVTPK from the coding sequence GTGCTCTTGCTCGCTCTGGATACCGCCACCCCCGCCGTGACCGTCGCCCTGCACGACGGCACGTCCGTCATCGCCTCGTCGAGCCAGGTGGACGCGCGCCGGCACGGAGAGCTGCTGCTGCCCGCCGTCGACCGCGTGCTCGCCGAGGCCGGCCTGCGGCTCGACGCCGTCACCGGCGTCGTCGTCGGCGTCGGCCCCGGCCCGTACACGGGGCTGCGCGTCGGCCTCATGACCGCCGACACCTTCGGCCTCGCGCTCGGCGTCCCGGTGCACGGCCTGTGCACCCTCGACGCGCTCGCCTACGCCGCCGACCTCGACGTCCCCTTCGTCGTCGCGACGGACGCGCGGCGCAAGGAGGTGTACTGGGCCCGGTACGCCGACTCGCGCACCCGCGTCTCCGAGCCCGCCGTCGACCGGCCCGGCGACCTCGCCCTCGACGGCCTGCCCGCCGTCGGCGCGGGCGCCCTGCTCTACCCCGACACCTTCCCGGACGCCCGCGCGCCCGAGCACGTCTCGGCGGCCGCGCTGGCGTCGCTGGCGGCGGAGCGGCTGGCCGCGGGCGAGGAACTGGAGCCGCCCCGGCCGCTCTATCTGCGCCGCCCGGACGCCCAGGTGCCCAAGAACTACAAGGTGGTCACCCCCAAGTGA
- the rimI gene encoding ribosomal protein S18-alanine N-acetyltransferase codes for MRWWDIDPVLALEKDLFPEDAWSRGMFWSELAHARGPEATRRYVVALDGDRLVGYAGLAAAGDLGDVQTIAVRRDQWSTGLGARLLAELLRAATAFECAEVMLECRVDNVRAQKLYERFGFEPIGFRRGYYQPGNVDALVMRLNDPSTSVNGVQGTEING; via the coding sequence ATGCGCTGGTGGGACATCGATCCCGTCCTGGCGCTGGAGAAGGACCTCTTCCCCGAGGACGCCTGGTCGCGGGGGATGTTCTGGTCCGAACTGGCCCACGCCCGCGGGCCGGAGGCCACGCGCCGGTACGTGGTCGCCCTCGACGGCGACCGGCTCGTCGGGTACGCGGGGCTCGCCGCCGCCGGTGACCTCGGCGACGTGCAGACGATCGCCGTCCGCCGAGACCAGTGGAGCACCGGCCTCGGCGCCCGGCTGCTGGCCGAACTGCTGCGGGCCGCGACCGCGTTCGAGTGCGCCGAGGTGATGCTCGAGTGCCGCGTCGACAACGTACGCGCGCAGAAGCTGTACGAGCGCTTCGGCTTCGAACCCATCGGCTTCCGGCGCGGCTACTACCAGCCGGGGAACGTCGACGCCCTGGTGATGCGCCTCAACGACCCTTCCACCTCAGTAAACGGCGTACAAGGAACCGAGATCAATGGCTGA
- the tsaD gene encoding tRNA (adenosine(37)-N6)-threonylcarbamoyltransferase complex transferase subunit TsaD: MADEPLVLGIETSCDETGVGIVRGTTLLADAIASSVDEHARFGGVVPEVASRAHLEAMVPTIQRALKDAGVSARDLDGIAVTAGPGLAGALLVGVSAAKAYAYALGKPLYGVNHLASHICVDQLEHGALPEPTMALLVSGGHSSLLLSTDITSDVRPMGATIDDAAGEAFDKIARVLNLGFPGGPVIDRYAKEGDPKAISFPRGLTGPRDPAYDFSFSGLKTSVARWIEAKRAAGEEVPVRDVAASFQEAVVDVLTRKAVRACKDQGVDHLMIGGGVAANSRLRVLAQERCEAAGIRLRVPRPKLCTDNGAMVAALGAEMVARGRSASDWDLSADSSLPVTDPHVPGHSHTHDHVHEVSKENLYS, encoded by the coding sequence ATGGCTGACGAACCGCTCGTCCTCGGCATCGAGACCTCCTGCGACGAGACCGGCGTCGGCATCGTCCGCGGCACCACCCTGCTCGCGGACGCCATCGCCTCCAGCGTCGACGAGCACGCCCGCTTCGGCGGGGTCGTGCCGGAGGTCGCCTCCCGCGCGCACCTGGAGGCGATGGTGCCGACCATCCAACGCGCCCTGAAGGACGCCGGGGTGAGCGCCCGTGACCTCGACGGGATCGCGGTGACCGCCGGGCCCGGACTCGCCGGCGCGCTGCTCGTCGGGGTCTCGGCGGCGAAGGCGTACGCGTACGCCCTGGGCAAGCCGCTGTACGGCGTCAACCACCTCGCCTCGCACATCTGCGTGGACCAGCTGGAGCACGGCGCGCTGCCGGAGCCGACGATGGCGCTGCTGGTGTCCGGCGGGCACTCCTCGCTGCTGCTCTCCACCGACATCACCTCCGACGTACGGCCGATGGGCGCCACCATCGACGACGCGGCCGGCGAGGCCTTCGACAAGATCGCACGCGTGCTGAACCTCGGCTTCCCCGGCGGCCCGGTCATCGACCGGTACGCCAAGGAGGGCGACCCGAAGGCCATCTCCTTCCCGCGCGGGCTCACCGGCCCGCGCGACCCGGCGTACGACTTCTCCTTCTCCGGTCTGAAGACCTCCGTGGCCCGCTGGATCGAGGCGAAGCGGGCGGCGGGCGAGGAGGTGCCGGTGCGCGACGTGGCCGCGTCCTTCCAGGAGGCGGTGGTGGACGTGCTGACCCGCAAGGCCGTACGGGCCTGCAAGGACCAGGGCGTCGACCATCTGATGATCGGCGGCGGTGTGGCCGCGAACTCCCGGCTGCGCGTCCTGGCCCAGGAGCGCTGCGAGGCCGCCGGGATCCGGCTGCGGGTGCCCCGGCCGAAGCTGTGCACGGACAACGGCGCGATGGTCGCGGCGCTGGGCGCGGAGATGGTCGCGCGCGGGCGCTCCGCCTCCGACTGGGACCTGTCCGCGGACTCGTCCCTGCCGGTGACCGACCCGCACGTGCCGGGGCACTCGCACACGCACGATCATGTGCACGAGGTCAGCAAGGAGAACCTCTACTCGTGA